AGCATCCTTGGCCGCGAGGCCGCCGATCGCCGACCAATCGAGCTTGTCGCCGCCATGCGCCAGCAGAGTGATGAAGCGGTCGCGCAGCAGGCTGGCGAGCGGCAAGGTCACGCGAAGCTCCTCGGCCGCGGCCAAAGCGAGCCTGATGTCCTTTGCGCCGAGCGGCGCTGCGAAACCCGCCGGCTCGAATTTTTCGCTGGCGATCAAATCGCCATAGGTCTTGTAGACCGGCGCGCTGAACAAGGTCGACGTCAGAATGTCGAGATATTGATGCTTGTCGACGCCGCCTTTGCTGACAAGCGCCATGGCCTCGCCAAGCGACTCGATGACCGCCGCGATCAGGAAATTGCCGCTGAGTTTCACGAGATTGGCGGCTTTCGGCGTTTCAGAAATGACGAAGGTCTTTTGCCCGATCGCATCGAGGAGCGGCATGGCCGTCTTGACCGCGTCGGGTGCGCCCCCAGCGACCACGAAGAGTTGCCCCGCCGCGGCGGCGGCGGGACGGCCGAAGACCGGCGCCGCGACATAGACCTGACCGGCGGCGGCATGATCGGCCGTGAGCTGTTCGGACAATGCGACGCTGATCGTGCTCGATGAAATATGCATCGCGCCTTTGGCGAGGCTCGCGAGAATGCCGCCGTCTCCATGTGTCACTTGCGTGACCGCCTCGTCATTGGCGAGCATCGTGAAGACCGCGTCGCCTTTGCAGGCCTCGGCAACGCTTTTGGCGAGCTTCGCGCCCTCTTTGACGAGCGGCTCCGCCTTGGCCGCCGTCCGGTTATAGACGGTGACCTCATGGCCGGCCTTGATGAGGTTTGCCGCGATGCCGCTGCCCATTTGTCCCAATCCGATAAAGCCGATCTTCATCATTTCACCTCTTCAAGAAACCAGACGCGCCATGGGTCCATAAAAGCATAAGGTGGCGGCGTGCCGTCTCATGTCAATTTGCGCTTTCGGTCATAGTCCGCCTGGAGATGGGACGCAGCATGCCGCTGCGCCCGTCAAGCCAGTGAGAATAGAGACTGAGCGTGAGCGCGGCGACAGCCAAAGCGACGCTGATCCAGGCGAGCCTGTCATAGGCCACGCCATGCGTCAGCGCGATGCCGCCGATCCAGGCGCCGGTCGCATTGCCGAAATTGAAGGCGCCTTGATTGATGGTCGAGGCGAGATTGGGCGCGAAGGCTGCCTCGTTCACCACCCGCATCTGGAGGGGCGATACGAGCGCGAAGACAAGTGCGCCCCAGATGAAGATCGTGATCGCAGCCGGCCAGACGGAAGCACTCGTCTTGGTGAAGAGAACAAGCACCAGGATCAGCATCGCAAAAATGCCGATCACCGAGGGCATTAGCTTCCAGTCGCCGAGTCGGCCGCCGATGAAGTTGCCGACCGTCAAGCCGACGCCGAACAAGAGCAGCATTCCGGTCACCGCATGCGGCGACATCCGCGTCACGCTTTCGAGGAGCGGCGCAATATAGGTGAACGTGCTGAACAGGCTCGCCGACGCCAGCACGCTGATCGCCATCGCAAGGATCACCTGCCGACTGGCAAGCGAGCGCAGCTCATGCGCCAAATGGACCTGTGGATTGGGAATGTCGCGCGGCAGCCGCGTGTAGAGCGCGACGCCGGCTGCCAGTCCGATAAGGACGACGGCGAAGAATGTGGTTCGCCAGCCGACCGCCTCGCCGAGCGCCGTGCCGAAAGGCACACCGAGCACATTGGCAAGCGTCAGACCCGCGAACATCATGGCGATGGCCTGCGCCCTTTTGCGGACCGGTACGAGCGCCGCGGCCACCACCGAACCGATGCCGAAAAAAGCACCGTGGCACAGCGCCGTCACGATGCGCGCCGCCATAAGCAACCCATAGGTCGGCGCCAATGCGCAGAGGAGATTGCCGATAATGAAAACGCCCATCAGTAGGAGAAGCGTTTTGCGCCTATCCAAACGCGCTGTTGCAATGGCGAGGAAAGGCGAGCCGAAGGCGACGCTCAAAGCATAACCTGTCACCAAGAGACCGGCTTGCGGGATCGTGACCGCGAGATCGCTCGCGACATCAGGCAAGAGCCCCATGATCACGAATTCGGTCGTGCCTATACCGAAGGAGGCCAAAGCCAGCGCCAAAAGCGGCGCGCGGCTGTTTGTTTCTTGAGTGATGCTCGTCATAGCAGGAGAAGCGTCCGCGTGGGCAGCCGGACGCAATGCGAGGCAGCGACCTTGGCAAGCGACCGATGGTCAAGGGTTGATGATGAGCCTTGAGACTCATGCCGGAAGATAGGGCCCGTCATAGCGATTGCGCGGCGGAAGTCTCTTCATATCCTTGTTACGCGGCAAGCTTGACCAAATCGGCCAGCACCGTCTCATAAGACACCGTGCCGGTGATATGCTCATTCTTGCCGGGATCGAAATCGATCCAACCGGAATTGAATCCATCGAGCATGTCGACGCGCGGCTGCGGCCAAGCGATACCTTGCGCTTGAAACCGCGCCGCCCATTCGCCGCGCGGAACGAGATGCGCCGCGACGTTTCGTCCTAACGCATGGCCAAGGAGCGCGGCGATCTCGTTTTGCGAATAGCGTTTGGGTCCTTCGATCTCGATCACGCGGCGGCCGGTCCAGCTTTGCGTCAGCGTTTGCGCCGCGACCCGGCCGATATCGGCGGTCGCGACCATCGGAAAAACCTTGTCGAGCGGCTGCAGAAAACTCGCCATCTCGCCGGTTTGCCGCGCGGGCGTCACATCCCACAGCGAATTCTCCATGAACCAGCCCGGGCGCAGGATGGCCGTGGGAATCGAGAGCCTGCCCAAGGCTTCTTCCAGAATATGCACCTGGCTGATGAGGCCGAGCCCCGACTCGCGTTCGCCGCCGATCGAGGACAGCGCGACGGCCTTCGGCGCCCCTGCGGCGGCCAGCGCCGCGGCCTGGTTCGCAGAAGCCACGCGCGCACTGCTGAACGCGGGATCGGGCGCGAAATTCGGCGGCACCATGACGAAAACGCCTTCAGTCTGCACAAAGGCTTTGGTCAGCGCGCCTACATCTTCAACGCTGGCGATGGCGATCTCGGCGCCCAACGCTTGCCAAGGGGCTGCCTTGGATTGATCGCGCAAAACAGCGCGCACCTTATGCCCGGCCGCCAACAAATGCCGTGCCGCCGCGCCGCCGACATTGCCCGTCACGCCCATGATTGCAAACATCATACTGTCCTCGAAACCGTTAACCGGAAAAGGATGGCGAACAATTCAAGCGTTACAACCCTCGGCGCGGCCAGGTAGAGACGAAACTTCGACCAAAGCGGCCACAAAATCTGAAATTTCACAAAACTGTTAAAAACCGGGCATAGAGGCTTGGTACCGCGATACTAGAGGTCGGCGCACCAAGAGCCAGGGGGAACACCATGTCCAAGAAGGCCACTGAGGGATCGCACGAAGGCGATCACAAGACGGAAGCGGAAGACGCACATCTGCCTTTGACGAACGGCGCGGCCCACGAAGCGGAAGCTGAAGCCGATCAGGAGAATAGTGACATTGTCGGAAAGGTCGTTCTGGTCGGCGCCATCGGCGTCGGCGCGGCACTCATCGAATCGGCCTTGATCCCCGGCATGATCATCGGTGCCGCGGCGGTTCTTGCGCCCAAATTCGTACCCGAAATCGGCAACCGTCTGCGCCCGCTGTTCAAATCCACCATTCGCGGCGCCTATAAGCTCACGGAAAAAACCCGCGAGGCTTTCGCCGAGGCGCATGAACAAGTGCAAGACATCATGGCCGAAGCCCGTCACGAGGACGCGGAGGCCGCCGGCGCGACCAAACCCGCAGCCGGTGCTACCGCGCCGCAAGCCTAAGCAAGGTTTAGATTGCCGGACCCGTGAAGAAAAAGCACCGAGCGACGATCGCGCATCACGTCCCTGGGCGCATGCGCCTCAAAATTCCGTCCGGCAAGGGCAACGAGGTTCTGTTTGAGGAAATTCGACAGAGCCTCGCCGTCGTCCCAGGCATTCACGAGATCATCGTCAATCCGGCGACGAGCAGCGTGACGGTTCATTATGCCGTCGATGCGCATCCGGAATTACACGTGAGCCTCGGCCAGCACCAGGATCATTTCGAGGTTCACACCCCGCCTTCGACAAAGCTCGACGACATGACGCATATGGTCGAGGCGGAAGCGGAATTTCTCGCCGAACATTCGCATTCGGCAAAAGCCGTCGTCAATTTCTGCAGGCATCTCGACCGCGAGGTGAAAAAGGCGACCGGCAATTCCGTCGATTTGAAAGTGCTCGTGCCTTTGGGGCTCGCCGTCGTCACTTTCGTCGAAATCGGCGCCGCCGCCGCGACGCCGGTCTGGGTGACGATCGGCCTCTTCTCCATCAATCATTTCGTCGAGCTGCAAGCGCATCAGGCGCGGCAACGGCGCGAAGACGAGACCCGATCCTCAAGTCCGCGCACCGAGGCCTGATGAAGCTCACAATCCGGCACTTCGTACCGGGTCGCGTCCGGCTGTACCTGCCGCTGCTCTATCATGAGTCGCATCTTGTGGACTGCGCCATCGAATGGCTCGAGAAACAGCCGGGTGTCGAAAGCGTGCGGGTCAATTCCGGCTGCGCCAGCCTCATCATCGCCTATGACCGGCGCAAGCCCGAAATCTGGGCGCAGATCTCTTTCTTCCTGCAGAATGCGACCATCGATCAGTTGCGCCTGCTCGCAACTCAGGTTGCCGCGCATCCGAAGCCGCACACGAAACTGTCACCGGCCGAGATCGCCAAATCCGCGGCGCAATCGGGCACCGCGCTCAAGGCAACCGCACGGCGCTGGCCGCTTGCCTGGCCGACGGTCTCCATTGCCTTGGCTTTTTCGGTCCACCCTTTCGCACTCGCCGCCAACGTACCTTTGCTGCTCTGGAACGGCTACCCGATCGCCAAACGCGCCTTTCGTGTGATGCGACGGGAACGCCGACTCAATGTCGATTTTCTGGATACATTGGCAATCTTGGCCTCGATCGCACAGGGCAACATGCTGGCCGGCGCCATCGTCGCATGGCTCATCCATCTGGGCGATTGGATCCGCGATCTGACCGCGGCCGGATCGCGCCGCGCCGTCAGCGAATTGCTCGAATATCAAACCAAGACCGCTTGGGTTTTGCGCGACGGCGAGATCATCTGCGTACCGACGGCCGAGCTTGTCGTCGATGACAAGGTCGTCGTTCACGCGGGCGAGATGATCTCGGTCGATGGCGAAGTGATCGACGGCAGCGCGACCATCGATCAAAAGACGATCACCGGCGAAGGCCTGCCTGTCCATCGCGCCGCTGGCGAGATCGTCTTCGCCGCGACTGTCCTGCGCGAAGGCCAAATCACCATTCGCGCCATGCGCGTCGGCACAGAAACGGCCGCCGCGCAGATCGTCAAACTGGTGGAAGCTGCGCCGATCGGCGAGACGCGCATGCAAAATCATGCCGAGCGGCTGGCCGACCGCCTCGTCCTGCCGACGCTGGGCCTCGCGACCGGCACGGCGGCGCTGACTTTCGATTTCAACCGCTTTCTGTCGCTGGTCATCGTCGATTATGGCACCGGCATACGCGTCGCCGCGCCGACCTCCGTTCTCTCGTCGATGACTCATGCGGCCCGCGCCGGCATCATCATCAAGAGCGGCGCCCATATGGAACGTCTGGCCGAGGTCGATACCGTCGTCTTCGACAAGACAGGCACCCTCAGCCATGGCGTGCCGGGCGTCGTCGATGTCATCGCCTATCAAGAGAAACATTATTCGCGGCGCGAACTGATCGGCCTGCTCGCCGGAGCCGAGACGCGCGTCCAGCATCCCGTCGCCGAAGCCATGCGCGCCAAGGCAGAGGAATGGGAGGTCAATATCCCCTCCTGCGACAAGCAGCAATTCCGCGTCGGCCTCGGCGTCGAGGCACAAGTGAACGGCTGCTATGTGCATGTCGGCAGCGAACGCTTTTTGCGCGAAAGCGGGATCAAAATCGCGTGCGCCGAAAAAGATCGCGCAACCTTCGATGAAATGGGATGTTCGTCGCTCTATATAGCTGTGGACGGCATTCTCTCGGGACTGGTTCCCTTCGCCGACAAGATCAGACCCGAAAGCAAGGCCGTCATCTCGACTTTGCACCGTATGGGCATAAAAAATACGATCATGCTGACCGGCGACAACGCGGTGGTCGCCAAGGCGGTCGGCGAAAGGCTCGGTTTGACGCGGCAATTCGCTGGCACCTTGCCCGCGGATAAGGCCGAAATCATCCGGGACTTGCAAAGCCAGGGCCGATGTGTCGCCATGGTCGGCGATGGAATCAACGACTCGCCCGCATTGAGCTATGCGGATGTCGGCATCGCCATGCGGTATGGCGCCGAAGTGACGCATGAATCGGCCAACGTGCTGTTGATGGAAGATTCCCTATGGAAACTCGTCAAGGCGATCGAAATCTCGCGCGGCGCCGTGGGCCTGATCAAGCAGAATTACGCGATCGTCGCGGTGCTGAACACATTGGCGCTGGGCCTCGCCCTGCCGGGCGGCCTCATCACGCCGGAGATGACCGCCCTGATCAGCAATGGCTCGGCAATCTTGGCCAGTCTGAACGGACTGCGTCCCGTTCTGCGCTATCAATAGACTTGGCTCCGGCGACCTTGAGCGAGGCCGACCAGCGGGCGCTCGCCGAGGCGATCGTCGCGCTCGAAAAACAGAGTTTCGCGGCAAAGATCGCAGATTATGCCGGCCAGCCGATCAGCCGCATCTTCAAAGTGATGCCGAAGGCGGCGAACGAAAAAATCCAAGACGCCGTCAACCTCGCCATGCTGCAATGCCTGAAGGTCGCGGTGAAATTGCTCGACGGCGAACCCGCCCGCGAACCACGTATCCTCATGCCGAAACTCATGTCGGGCCTTGCCGGTGGATTGAGCGGCTTCGTCGGTTTCGCCGCTTTGCCGGTCGAACTGCCGATCACGACGACGAATATTCTGCGCTCCATCGCCGAGATCGCGCGGGCCGAAGGCGAAGATATGTCGACGCGCGAGGCGCAATTGGCCTGCCTCGAAGTTTTTGCGCTCGGCCAGCATTCGACGCAGTTCGGCAGCGAGACCGGCTATTATGCGACGCGCGCGCTTCTTGCCAAGGCCACAGGCGACATGGTCGCCTCGCTACTGCAGCGCGGCGTCGCCGAGGAATCCGCCTCGCTTTTCATGCGCTTCCTCACGGAGATCGCGGCACGCTTCAGCCTCGTCGTCTCGGAACGGGCGGCGGCAAGCGCTGTGCCTGTGATAGGTGCCCTGGGCGGTGCTTCGATCAATTGGGTCTTCACCGATTATTTCCAGCAGCTCGCGCGCGGCCATTTCGCCATCCGCCGCCTCGAACGCCGCTATGGAACGGGGCCGGTCCAGGCCTGGTACAGGGAAGTCGTCCAGCGCTTGGCACAAAAGCGCAAAGGCTGATGCGTAGAGGCCGCCTGAACCCGCCTCATCCGACTTCGTTTGAACATCATAACGATATTCAGCGGGCTGCCTCGGCCCGCGTGAAGGCTCGCGTAAATTTATCCGATGCGAGGAAGGCCAGTGATGTCCGCAGCGCTTCGGCATTCCTCACACCGAACGCCTTCTCGAAACAATGCTGGGCATTTTCCCACAAAGGCATGGACTGCACGAGCTTGGCGCGTCCGGCATCGGTGAGAACGGCG
The Methyloferula stellata AR4 DNA segment above includes these coding regions:
- a CDS encoding NAD(P)-dependent oxidoreductase; protein product: MKIGFIGLGQMGSGIAANLIKAGHEVTVYNRTAAKAEPLVKEGAKLAKSVAEACKGDAVFTMLANDEAVTQVTHGDGGILASLAKGAMHISSSTISVALSEQLTADHAAAGQVYVAAPVFGRPAAAAAGQLFVVAGGAPDAVKTAMPLLDAIGQKTFVISETPKAANLVKLSGNFLIAAVIESLGEAMALVSKGGVDKHQYLDILTSTLFSAPVYKTYGDLIASEKFEPAGFAAPLGAKDIRLALAAAEELRVTLPLASLLRDRFITLLAHGGDKLDWSAIGGLAAKDAAA
- a CDS encoding MFS transporter, whose protein sequence is MTSITQETNSRAPLLALALASFGIGTTEFVIMGLLPDVASDLAVTIPQAGLLVTGYALSVAFGSPFLAIATARLDRRKTLLLLMGVFIIGNLLCALAPTYGLLMAARIVTALCHGAFFGIGSVVAAALVPVRKRAQAIAMMFAGLTLANVLGVPFGTALGEAVGWRTTFFAVVLIGLAAGVALYTRLPRDIPNPQVHLAHELRSLASRQVILAMAISVLASASLFSTFTYIAPLLESVTRMSPHAVTGMLLLFGVGLTVGNFIGGRLGDWKLMPSVIGIFAMLILVLVLFTKTSASVWPAAITIFIWGALVFALVSPLQMRVVNEAAFAPNLASTINQGAFNFGNATGAWIGGIALTHGVAYDRLAWISVALAVAALTLSLYSHWLDGRSGMLRPISRRTMTESAN
- a CDS encoding NmrA family NAD(P)-binding protein; protein product: MFAIMGVTGNVGGAAARHLLAAGHKVRAVLRDQSKAAPWQALGAEIAIASVEDVGALTKAFVQTEGVFVMVPPNFAPDPAFSSARVASANQAAALAAAGAPKAVALSSIGGERESGLGLISQVHILEEALGRLSIPTAILRPGWFMENSLWDVTPARQTGEMASFLQPLDKVFPMVATADIGRVAAQTLTQSWTGRRVIEIEGPKRYSQNEIAALLGHALGRNVAAHLVPRGEWAARFQAQGIAWPQPRVDMLDGFNSGWIDFDPGKNEHITGTVSYETVLADLVKLAA
- a CDS encoding DUF5132 domain-containing protein, whose product is MSKKATEGSHEGDHKTEAEDAHLPLTNGAAHEAEAEADQENSDIVGKVVLVGAIGVGAALIESALIPGMIIGAAAVLAPKFVPEIGNRLRPLFKSTIRGAYKLTEKTREAFAEAHEQVQDIMAEARHEDAEAAGATKPAAGATAPQA
- a CDS encoding HMA2 domain-containing protein codes for the protein MKKKHRATIAHHVPGRMRLKIPSGKGNEVLFEEIRQSLAVVPGIHEIIVNPATSSVTVHYAVDAHPELHVSLGQHQDHFEVHTPPSTKLDDMTHMVEAEAEFLAEHSHSAKAVVNFCRHLDREVKKATGNSVDLKVLVPLGLAVVTFVEIGAAAATPVWVTIGLFSINHFVELQAHQARQRREDETRSSSPRTEA
- a CDS encoding heavy metal translocating P-type ATPase, with amino-acid sequence MKLTIRHFVPGRVRLYLPLLYHESHLVDCAIEWLEKQPGVESVRVNSGCASLIIAYDRRKPEIWAQISFFLQNATIDQLRLLATQVAAHPKPHTKLSPAEIAKSAAQSGTALKATARRWPLAWPTVSIALAFSVHPFALAANVPLLLWNGYPIAKRAFRVMRRERRLNVDFLDTLAILASIAQGNMLAGAIVAWLIHLGDWIRDLTAAGSRRAVSELLEYQTKTAWVLRDGEIICVPTAELVVDDKVVVHAGEMISVDGEVIDGSATIDQKTITGEGLPVHRAAGEIVFAATVLREGQITIRAMRVGTETAAAQIVKLVEAAPIGETRMQNHAERLADRLVLPTLGLATGTAALTFDFNRFLSLVIVDYGTGIRVAAPTSVLSSMTHAARAGIIIKSGAHMERLAEVDTVVFDKTGTLSHGVPGVVDVIAYQEKHYSRRELIGLLAGAETRVQHPVAEAMRAKAEEWEVNIPSCDKQQFRVGLGVEAQVNGCYVHVGSERFLRESGIKIACAEKDRATFDEMGCSSLYIAVDGILSGLVPFADKIRPESKAVISTLHRMGIKNTIMLTGDNAVVAKAVGERLGLTRQFAGTLPADKAEIIRDLQSQGRCVAMVGDGINDSPALSYADVGIAMRYGAEVTHESANVLLMEDSLWKLVKAIEISRGAVGLIKQNYAIVAVLNTLALGLALPGGLITPEMTALISNGSAILASLNGLRPVLRYQ
- a CDS encoding EcsC family protein, whose translation is MSEADQRALAEAIVALEKQSFAAKIADYAGQPISRIFKVMPKAANEKIQDAVNLAMLQCLKVAVKLLDGEPAREPRILMPKLMSGLAGGLSGFVGFAALPVELPITTTNILRSIAEIARAEGEDMSTREAQLACLEVFALGQHSTQFGSETGYYATRALLAKATGDMVASLLQRGVAEESASLFMRFLTEIAARFSLVVSERAAASAVPVIGALGGASINWVFTDYFQQLARGHFAIRRLERRYGTGPVQAWYREVVQRLAQKRKG